TGGTCCTTGTTGTCTATTTAAGATGTTAGATCTGCATGGTTTGACTAACTTGTAAAACACACTGACGTTCGTTTAAGGATGCAGCATACAAATTAGTTGCCTTGTAAGAATCAGTTTTCCTCTGCACGATTAAATCATGATTAACGTACACTGAAGTTCATTTGAGGATGCAACATACATCTGAGTGCGCTTGTATTAAAACAGTCTTCGTGTGGAAGGTCTGAATGCTTCAACTTATAACGCACATTGCGGTTCCATTCAGGATGAGGCTCAAGAAAGCTTCTTTCTTGAGAATAATAATGCTCGTGTGGACATGATGAGAGAGTCTGTTGGGTTACTGATATACTTTAGGGTCATTTCAAGAGTGTAGTCTGCTGAAATTGCTAGGCGGCTCACTTCATAAGTTTTAAAGCGAGCCTTGAAGGTtgataattgaaaaaaaaaatgttcttccaTGAAAAAAGAAGCATTAAAAGAAACGAAACCATTCTGATCGCGATTCCAGCGGTTGATATCATCTTTGGCAACTACCAGAAAAAACGCCACAACCTGGTGATGCATGGGTCAAGCTACAAGTATCTGCCAGGAGCTATTGATTACTCACCAAGACTCGAAGTGTTTAGTGTTTCGTCTTCGCTTTCTTCAGTGAGCCAATGTAAAGGATCTACTTCTTCGTGTGTTCTTACTTCATTGTCTACGATATGCTGGCCGGAGGACATGAATTGCGCAAATCTGGAAAAGAAGTTCGATGTGAACATTACTTATAAAAACCCTAAGCATCTCTTGATTCAGAAAACAGATTACAGCTGTAATCTGTAATTTATtgatttagccaagcctaaaagcgaagcttAAGCATATATACTAATAAAGCTATAAACTTTAAGCCATTGCAACAATCAACTTTAGTAGGAGCCCTCTGTTTACCTTTTGACGGAGGGGTTAGGTTACGTAAGGAAAAAATATCCTACAAAAATGCTTACACTGTAAACAGACATTCAGCTCTTCAAAAGTCGTAATTCCTTAAACTTCAAGAGCCAGTTTAAATGCATTGCGGTttcatttaaccctttaagccaaAATACACACAAATTGTCCTGACTGACCTCCATACACTCCCTTAGAAAATACGCTGACAGgagaatttgagaaaaaaaaaaaaagatcaaagcattttccgtTTGGTGATCAGTTTATTGATTCTCTTAAGCTTTTCAGctgattatgtattgatatagtaaggagaaaattgaagTTGATCACTGTTGGAACGTAAAGGATTAAGAGTCAAATATAAAATGTAAAAGGaaaaagtacatgtaaacagtaaaaaactaAAAGTGAGTAGAAAAACTTTCCCATTAATTTTACGAATAgggcaagaaaaaaaggatgTGACACGAAATCTAAGGTAAAAATAAACCAGCTAAACTTCAAATTTATTGGACTTCTATACAAGGTTTTTGCAAGAAAAGAGTATTGAGAATACTTGTGGAGTCAAAAAAGGAAGCTAGAATGGCGATTTTCGTGCGAATCGTCCAACCGACACACTCCGCCTTACTATTTGTACCATGATATTAAAGATTGCGCTACTCGACGTTAAGCTTCAGGTTCAACTCAGTGAAACTGCAGAAAtcaaagtgtgaccattcaagtaCAACTGCAAGCcaatatttaattattttcgtttcctttacattttccttcagttttaatttctctcttttttccttgATTTGTTCGCTTTTCTACGCGTTAAACAAAATAGTAATTCGATGAGtttccgccccgaggtccaaccccttaccctttttgctccggagcgaccgaagggagcgagcagcaacataatcaggatttaaaggaaatatataaggtgcgacgaattctcgaattcatcactttttaccacaatgcattgcatttaaccagagtgcattgcgccacaaacaactcaaataaaaacacggggaagttcggtgggtgagagagtgcatcgttcgctgctcagacttagagttttctttgtggcaaattttctacagcacggttagaggtcttaccaaattttaagacacgcaggagtctttaagaagagtacgatggttaacttggggattggatttcaattcaagagccttttttgctcttcgactccgcaacacgggggatatacaaattccagcttgctagaaggtgatgtgaaagtgagaaaatgtcatgcaatgctattcttaagaacctgtatgagccgaaaatggatgtgattttgaccattcgcttcaaaataacagcggaaatcgagataacaaaacaaatgttttgtgtcctactttgcagacgaggacgtgtatcggcgttttgaaaagcataattatgttctttcattcatttattgccatggaatatcCGTTTacattgttgtttttctactgttaatagctcggtttatgcggctggcgatcatcttgccggcggaagtttcatgggaaaggaataaaatcaaaGACTTTTCCTAAGGACTACGTAatcagtctctgtggtgtagtggttaattgtagtcgcgtcgagtcgaAGGTGCCGAGTTCGAATCCTACTGAGTTATTtgttccttctttcttttttttcccgcttTTTGTgtcgttgttttctataaatatatagtgTATGTTcgcgtgacgtcacaaaaattccgaaaacgaggcgccgccatcttggaggagtaatgttctatttataatGGCGGCAACTGAAGCGTGTCCTTCTGAGAGCGAGACAAATTCCAAGTTTATTCTGTCTGCCTATGGCGAGTCATTACAGGGCAACATAAGGAGAAGATATGTGGAGAAAATAGCGGCCATTGGTATCGACCCTTTCCTTATTCCGCAAGAAAACTGTACTCCGGAATGTCTTCCTCCAGTCGAGTCGTGCGATCTTCTGTCATATCTAGTGCTCGATACGAGTTTTTATACAAAGgagcagtttaaaaatttcaaaagtctCCTTGCGTACAACCATATGGTGTCCGGCTTTATTACAAGTGTTCTTGGACAAACATTGCGAGATAAATACGTGGTTCTCGCAAAAGTGAGACATTCCCAACGTATGAATGATCCGCACGTGCCATTGTGGATAATATCAACCAAAGAAGGAACTGTTCTTTCAGCTCACTGTGCTGGGTGTATGGCCGGGCTGGGAGAATGCTGTTCTCATATCGCAAGTGTACTTTTTTATATTGAAGTGTGGACGAGATTAAATGGGAAGCTTGCCTGCACCCAAGTAAAATGTACGTGGCTGTTGCCTACCACAGTTAAGCAAGTGGACTACGCGAggataaaagaaattaatttttcttctgcAAAGAAACTAAAAGCCGACCTCGATAAGTCCATTGAAACGGTTGCTTTCCCTGTTGTTGATTCAAGTCCACCATCTCACACCTCCACACCTAAACGTCAAGAAGTGAAAATGTCATCATCTCTAGAACCTTCTGCTGAAGAAATGGATGCTTTTTATCACTCTTTGAGTGAATGCAAAATTAAACCAGTATGTTTAAGTTTAATTCACCCATTTGCTGATTCATTTATTTCAAGTACTAGAAACATTAAGGCGGTGACAGACTTGTTTGATCCCAAGTATCTAGATCTTTCATATACTGATCTTCTAAAGGAGTGTAATAAAGTACAATTGAACCTATCTGATGAAGATATTAAGTCAATCGAAAGGGAAACCGTGGATCAGGCCAAAGGGAGTGCTTTTTTTAGACACAGGGCTGGAAGAGTAGGGGCTTCCAAATGCCGTGCAGCCAGTCATACAGATCCTTCACAGCCCTCCCAGTCTCTGGTCAAAGCTATTTGTTATCCAGATATTTTTCGCTTTTCCACAGCAGCCACAAGATATGGATGCAAACATGAGGATATTGCCATCGCAGAGTATGAAAAAACAATGCGAAAAACTCATGCCAACTTTGTTATAACTAAATGTGGAACAATTATAAACAAGAAGTACCAATTTTTACATGCCACTCCAGATTTTCTCTGTGAATGTGATTGCTGTGGACAGGGATGTGGGGAAGTCAAGTGCCCCTACTGCATTGATGGAGTTGACTTTGACAGTTATGTGCAAAAGAAATCTTCCTGTTTGCAGAAAAATGAATCTTGTTTCCAACTCAAAAGAGATCATGACTATTATTACCAAGCACAACAACAAATCCATACAAGTGGGAGAGGATATTTAGATTTTATTGTGTTCACCTCAGATGGGCAAACATCGAAATTTTTCTTGGAAAGGCTTGCTCCAGACATGAAACACTGGGAAACACAAATTCCCAAACTAGAGACTTTCTGGAGAATTTGCATATTACCAGAAATATTGGGAAGATGGTATACCCGAAAGATAGATTTAAAAGCCCAGCTTTCCCCAGAAGAAGTCACAAAACCTGGTGACTGTTACTGCAGGGAAACAATTAGTGAAGCACCAATAACATGTGCCAACCACACATGCAAAATATCCAAATTTCATCCATCCTGTTTGGGTATCAAGAATGTAACAGTTCCAAAAATGTGGTACTGCCCTCATTGTAGAAAATTGCCCCAATTTACCAGGGCAAAAAGCAAGAAATTGCCTGAAATGAAGGATCAATTCCTAAGTGAGGCAACAAAACTTGCAACTATCTGCACATGTCAAAAAAAAGCACAGACAAATGATAAACTGCTGAAATGTCATAATGAACAGTGCTCAAACGgtaaattttttcatctgtccTGCATGTCTTACAAACGTTATCCAAGCAATGCAAGAACAACCTGGCTTTGCTATAACTGCAAGATTACAGCACCTAAAAGTAGACCATCAACACCAGCTCAAGGGAATTCTGATTTGGTAGGAGAACCAGCTGGAACACCCGATAGTGTAATGTCAGCCCCTATTATTAATGATTCAAGCTCCCAAAGTGATAATGATTTGAAGGCAGATTCACCTGCAACACCAATCAACATCAGTGCAAACACCCCACAGGATAGTGATGTGGAAGGAGAATCATCCCCAAATCCTGACCCAGATGTTTTGTTTGTCAAAGAAACTGTCAATACAAATGTTAATAAGACGGGTTCACTAGGGAATCTGACTGAAAGAGAATTTGCATTGATAGAGGATACACATGGCTGGTTAGACTGTTCTATAATCCACCAGGCACAAATCTACCTCAAACAGTTAAATCCGAACATTGAAGGATTTCAAAGGCCAACACTTGGTCCAATAAGAGCCTTTGACATTATCAGTGGTGAATTCATACAGATTTTGAACACTGGAGGTAACCACTGGGTATGTTTAAGTTCCATTGGTTGCTCCAGTGGCCATGTTAATTTATATGACAGTTTTTTTCATGATGTTGTCTGTGACGACATTGAGGAACAGGCAAGAAGTCTACTCGGACAGGACTTCAGGGGAATTAATGTTGTCCCTATTCAGCAGCAACTAAATGGATCTGACTGTGGGATATTTGCTATAGCATTTGCTACGAGCCTTGTTTTTATGCAAGACCCCTTGAGTATTCAATTTGATATCCCGAAAATGCGTCCTCACCTTTCAAGATGTTTGAGGTCCAGTAGAATGGAACTTTTTCCAGCCGTTGATCTTTAATAATGGACATTTTCCCAACTGGtaaccttttaagccctaaCAGCGCGTAGCAAATAAGTTCTCCTGACCTTACATTATCACTGCCTAATGAAACGTACAGGTCAGGAGAATGAATAAAAGGACCATCTAAGATAAAATGTGTCAATGTTTAACTGAACAGTACCATAAGAAATGCACTGTATGGCAGAACTTGATATGGGTTAGGGTTAATTATTGCACACAGTTATATAAAATTATGTAAATACCCTTGTTGTTAT
The sequence above is a segment of the Porites lutea chromosome 3, jaPorLute2.1, whole genome shotgun sequence genome. Coding sequences within it:
- the LOC140930143 gene encoding uncharacterized protein codes for the protein MAATEACPSESETNSKFILSAYGESLQGNIRRRYVEKIAAIGIDPFLIPQENCTPECLPPVESCDLLSYLVLDTSFYTKEQFKNFKSLLAYNHMVSGFITSVLGQTLRDKYVVLAKVRHSQRMNDPHVPLWIISTKEGTVLSAHCAGCMAGLGECCSHIASVLFYIEVWTRLNGKLACTQVKCTWLLPTTVKQVDYARIKEINFSSAKKLKADLDKSIETVAFPVVDSSPPSHTSTPKRQEVKMSSSLEPSAEEMDAFYHSLSECKIKPVCLSLIHPFADSFISSTRNIKAVTDLFDPKYLDLSYTDLLKECNKVQLNLSDEDIKSIERETVDQAKGSAFFRHRAGRVGASKCRAASHTDPSQPSQSLVKAICYPDIFRFSTAATRYGCKHEDIAIAEYEKTMRKTHANFVITKCGTIINKKYQFLHATPDFLCECDCCGQGCGEVKCPYCIDGVDFDSYVQKKSSCLQKNESCFQLKRDHDYYYQAQQQIHTSGRGYLDFIVFTSDGQTSKFFLERLAPDMKHWETQIPKLETFWRICILPEILGRWYTRKIDLKAQLSPEEVTKPGDCYCRETISEAPITCANHTCKISKFHPSCLGIKNVTVPKMWYCPHCRKLPQFTRAKSKKLPEMKDQFLSEATKLATICTCQKKAQTNDKLLKCHNEQCSNGKFFHLSCMSYKRYPSNARTTWLCYNCKITAPKSRPSTPAQGNSDLVGEPAGTPDSVMSAPIINDSSSQSDNDLKADSPATPINISANTPQDSDVEGESSPNPDPDVLFVKETVNTNVNKTGSLGNLTEREFALIEDTHGWLDCSIIHQAQIYLKQLNPNIEGFQRPTLGPIRAFDIISGEFIQILNTGGNHWVCLSSIGCSSGHVNLYDSFFHDVVCDDIEEQARSLLGQDFRGINVVPIQQQLNGSDCGIFAIAFATSLVFMQDPLSIQFDIPKMRPHLSRCLRSSRMELFPAVDL